In Micromonospora ferruginea, the sequence TCCTGGAGAAGGCCAACAAGGAGACCGCCGAGAAGGCCAAGGCCAAGCTCGAGGGCGAGGGCGCCAAGGTCACCCTCAAGTGACCTTGGTCTGACCTGACGCGCGTCCGGCTCACGTGAGCCCGGGCACAACCGCGTTACGACGGGCGGTGATCCGGAACCGGATCACCGCCCGTCGTGTTGGCGCTACCCGGTGCCAGCGGCGTGAGCTGGGCGTACAGGGTGCTCGCACCGACCTCCCAGGGAGGCGTTGCCGGTAGTCCGTCGGTGGGAAAGACACCCCGAGCGGTAACCGGCCCTTGACGCGGCACCGGCAGTGCAGGCACGCTGACATCAGCAAGACCTTCCGCGCTTGCAACGGCCGCCTCTCGGGTAAGGGCAACGGCAGCACCACCGCCGCCGCCCCACGAGCGGACCGGCAGGAGCGTCGCGTTCTGAGCGGCCCGGCGGACCCGGTTTTCCGAGGTCCCAGGGCTTGTTCCGCGACGACCTGCGGGGTGGGCTGGACAGCGGTTAGCCTCTCGGCTACACTGCTAGTTTGCGCTGCCTTCCGACTTGACCCCTGCTCGGAAATGTCCGATTGCGGATATTTCTGGTGGGGTCATTGGAGTGCACGCGTACCAGCCGTTCTGCAGCACCGGTCCTCGGAAGGACGCATCTTGGCAGCTTCCCGCCCTGCGAAGACCAGTCGTACGTCGAGCGCTTTCGCACCCCGCCGAGTTTCTTTCGGTCGGATCACCGAACACCTCGAGGTCCCCAACCTCCTCGCCATCCAGAACGAGTCGTTCGACTGGCTCGTCGGCAACGAGGCTTGGCAGGGCCGGTCGGCGGACGACCCGCACGCACGCTCGGGTCTCGCGGAAATCCTCGACGAGATCAGTCCCATTGAGGACTTCTCCGGCACCATGTCGCTGTCCTTCTCCGCTCCGCGCTTCGACGAGGTCAAGGCCTCGATCGAGGAGTGCAAGGAGAAGGACCTGACCTACTGCGCGCCGCTCTTCGTGACCGCGGAGTTCACCAACAACACGACTGGCGAGATCAAGAGCCAGACGGTGTTCATGGGTGACTTCCCGATGATGACGCCCAAGGGCACCTTCATCATCAACGGCACCGAGCGCGTCGTGGTCAGCCAGCTCGTCCGCTCGCCGGGCGTCTACTTCGACAAGCAGCCGGACAAGACCTCCGACCGCGACCTCTCCAGCGTCAAGGTCATCCCCAGCCGGGGTGCCTGGCTGGAGTTCGACATCGACAAGCGCGACACGGTCGGCGTCCGCATCGACCGTAAGCGTCGGCAGGCCGTCACCGTCCTGCTCAAGGCCATCGGGTGGTCCGCGGAGCGCATCCGCGAGAAGTTCGGCTGGTCCGAGCTCATGATGACCACGCTCGAGAAGGACCACATCGCCGGCCAGGACGAGGCGCTGCTCGACATCTACCGGAAGCTCCGCCCTGGCGAGCCGCCGACCCGTGAGAACGCCCAGACCCTGCTCGACAACCTCTTCTTCAACCCGAAGCGGTACGACGTCGCCAAGGTCGGGCGCTACAAGTTCAACAAGAAGCTCGAAGTCGACGTGCCGATGAACACCGGCACGCTGACCGAGGACGACATCGTCGCCACCGTGGAATACCTCTGCCGGCTGCACGCCGGTGAGGAGGGCTACGAGGCCGACGACATCGACCACTTCGGCAACCGTCGCCTGCGCACCGTGGGCGAGCTGATCCAGAACCAGGTCCGGGTGGGTCTCTCCCGGATGGAGCGGGTCGTCCGCGAGCGGATGACCACGCAGGACGTCGAGGCGATCACGCCGCAGACCCTGATCAACATCCGCCCGGTGGTGGCGGCGATCAAGGAGTTCTTCGGCACGTCGCAGCTGTCCCAGTTCATGGACCAGACCAACCCGCTGGCGGGTCTGACCCACCGGCGCCGGCTGAGCGCGCTCGGCCCGGGTGGTCTGTCCCGGGAGCGGGCCGGCTTCGAGGTCCGTGACGTGCACCCGTCCCACTACGGCCGGATGTGCCCGATCGAGACGCCGGAAGGCCCGAACATCGGCCTGATCGGCGCGCTCTCCACCTTCGCCCGGGTCAACCCGTTCGGCTTCATCGAGACGCCGTACCGGAAGGTCATCGACGGTCGGGTCACCGACCAGATCGACTACCTGACCGCGGACGAGGAGGACCGGTTCGTCAAGGCGCAGGCCAACGCGCCGCTGCGGGCCGACGGCACCTTCGCCGAGGACCGCGTCCTGGTCCGCCGTAAGGGCGGCGAGACCGAGGACGTGGCGCCGGGCGCCGTGGACTACATGGACGTGTCGCCGCGGCAGATGACCTCGGTCGCCACCGCGATGATCCCGTTCCTGGAGCACGACGACGCGAACCGCGCGCTCATGGGCGCGAACATGCAGCGTCAGGCGGTGCCGCTGGTCAAGGCCGAGGCCCCGCTGGTCGGCACCGGCATGGAATACCGGGCCGCCGTGGACGCCGGCGACGTGGTCGTGGCCGAGGTCGGCGGCGTGGTCGAGGACCTGTGCGCCGACTACGTCACCGTCCACCAGGACGACGGCCACCGTCGGACGTACCTGCTGCACAAGTTCCGCCGCTCCAACGCCGGCTCCTGCGTCAACCAGAAGCCGGTCGTCTTCGAGGGCGACCGCGTCGAGGCCGGTC encodes:
- a CDS encoding DNA-directed RNA polymerase subunit beta; protein product: MAASRPAKTSRTSSAFAPRRVSFGRITEHLEVPNLLAIQNESFDWLVGNEAWQGRSADDPHARSGLAEILDEISPIEDFSGTMSLSFSAPRFDEVKASIEECKEKDLTYCAPLFVTAEFTNNTTGEIKSQTVFMGDFPMMTPKGTFIINGTERVVVSQLVRSPGVYFDKQPDKTSDRDLSSVKVIPSRGAWLEFDIDKRDTVGVRIDRKRRQAVTVLLKAIGWSAERIREKFGWSELMMTTLEKDHIAGQDEALLDIYRKLRPGEPPTRENAQTLLDNLFFNPKRYDVAKVGRYKFNKKLEVDVPMNTGTLTEDDIVATVEYLCRLHAGEEGYEADDIDHFGNRRLRTVGELIQNQVRVGLSRMERVVRERMTTQDVEAITPQTLINIRPVVAAIKEFFGTSQLSQFMDQTNPLAGLTHRRRLSALGPGGLSRERAGFEVRDVHPSHYGRMCPIETPEGPNIGLIGALSTFARVNPFGFIETPYRKVIDGRVTDQIDYLTADEEDRFVKAQANAPLRADGTFAEDRVLVRRKGGETEDVAPGAVDYMDVSPRQMTSVATAMIPFLEHDDANRALMGANMQRQAVPLVKAEAPLVGTGMEYRAAVDAGDVVVAEVGGVVEDLCADYVTVHQDDGHRRTYLLHKFRRSNAGSCVNQKPVVFEGDRVEAGQVIADGPCTDEGEMALGRNLLVAFMCWEGHNYEDAIILSQRLVQQDVLTSIHIEEHEVDARDTKLGPEEITRDIPNVSEEMLADLDERGIIRIGAEVVPGDILVGKVTPKGETELTPEERLLRAIFGEKAREVRDTSLKVPHGETGTVIGVRTFSREDGDELPPGVNELVRVYVAQKRKIQDGDKLAGRHGNKGVISKILPIEDMPFLEDGTPVDIVLNPLGVPSRMNIGQVLETHLGWVAKTGWSVDGDDEEWKRQLKSINAHESEPDTNVATPVFDGAREEEISGLLASTLPNRDGNQLIGRSGKAQLFDGRSGEPLPDPIAVGYVYILKLNHLVDDKIHARSTGPYSMITQQPLGGKAQFGGQRFGEMECWAMQAYGAAYALQELLTIKSDDVLGRVKVYEAIVKGENIPEPGIPESFKVLLKELQSLCLNVEVLSSDGVALEMRETDDEVFRAAEELGIDLSRREPSSVEEV